A part of Aegilops tauschii subsp. strangulata cultivar AL8/78 chromosome 2, Aet v6.0, whole genome shotgun sequence genomic DNA contains:
- the LOC109758074 gene encoding isoleucine--tRNA ligase, chloroplastic/mitochondrial isoform X5: protein MISGRSDWCISRQRTWGVPIPVFYHVDTQEPLITEKTIEHIKGIVSEKGSDAWWYMPTEELLPEKYRDKASEYRKGTDTMDVWFDSGSSWAAVSAKRDGLNFPADVYLEGSDQHRGWFQSSLLTSIATTGKAPYSSVITHGFVLDEEGFKMSKSVGNVVDPEKVIVGGKNSKEEPPYGADVLRLWVSSVDYTGDVLIGSQILRQMSDMYRKLRGTMRFLLANLHDWKPENSVPYSDLPKIDQYALFQLENVVASMKDGYDNYQFYKIYQTLQRFAIVGLSNFYFDVAKDRLYVGGRVSYTRKSCQTVLAAHLLYLVRAIAPIMPHLAEDIWQNLPFQHTLEDGSVAKFAFDLKWPDKNEEWRSVQKDDVDFLGVILELRSEVNKILESARTGKLIGASLDAKVYLHAENPDTVSKLKELASATNDADALHRLFITSQVEILPSLSEETKLGVSYAGKFSDPRTGEIWIGATRADGVKCERCWVYTKDVGSFLDHPTLCSRCHGVIDLQPQASPATAAAAVA, encoded by the exons ATGATCTCTGGCCGTTCTGACTGGTGCATTTCCCGGCAGAGAACATGGGGAGTTCCCATTCCTGTTTTTTATCATGTAGACACACAAGAACCTCTTATAACCGAAAAAACGATTGAACATATCAAGG GTATAGTGTCAGAAAAAGGCAGTGATGCCTGGTGGTATATGCCAACTGAGGAACTTCTTCCAGAGAAATATCGTGACAAAGCATCTGAGTATCGCAAGGGCACTGATACAATGGATGTTTGGTTCGACTCTG GCTCCTCATGGGCTGCTGTTTCAGCAAAACGAGATGGCCTTAATTTCCCTGCAGATGTATACCTTGAAGGTTCAGACCAACATCGTGGATGGTTTCAGAGTTCATTGTTAACCAGCATCGCTACTACAG GAAAGGCTCCATATTCCAGTGTTATTACCCACGGTTTCGTATTGGACGAAGAAGGTTTCAAAATGAGCAAATCTGTTGGTAATGTGGTGGATCCTGAGAAAGTGATTGTTGGTGGGAAAAATTCTAAG GAAGAGCCTCCTTATGGAGCAGATGTTCTCCGTCTATGGGTTTCTAGTGTAGATTACACTGGAGATGTGTTGATTGGTTCACAAATCTTACGCCAGATGTCTGACATGTATAGGAAACTACGAGGCACAATGCGTTTTCTGTTAGCAAATCTCCATGATTGGAAA CCGGAGAATTCTGTGCCCTACAGTGATCTGCCGAAAATTGACCAGTATGCACTTTTCCAACTGGAAAATGTCGTGGCGTCCATGAAGGATGGTTATGATAATTACCAGTTCTATAAAATATATCAG ACCCTTCAGAGATTCGCCATCGTTGGTTTGTCCAATTTCTATTTTGATGTTGCAAAAGACCGACTTTATGTTGG TGGCCGAGTTAGCTACACGAGGAAAAGCTGCCAGACAGTACTTGCTGCACATCTACTCTACCTTGTTAGGGCCATTGCTCCGATTATGCCACACTTAGCAGAGGATATCTGGCAGAACTTGCCCTTTCAACACACCTTGGAAGATGGATCTGTTGCCAAGTTTGCTTTTGATCTAAAATGGCCAGATAAGAATGAAGAATGGCGCTCAGTTCAAAAGGATGATGTTGATTTTCTGGGTGTTATCCTGGAG TTGAGATCAGAGGTGAACAAGATTTTGGAGAGCGCTAGAACAGGGAAGCTGATAGGCGCTAGTTTGGATGCAAAGGTTTATCTCCATGCTGAAAATCCTGATACGGTATCCAAACTGAAGGAGCTGGCTTCTGCAACCAATGATGCAGATGCTCTTCATCGCCTATTTATCACGTCTCAG GTGGAGATTCTCCCATCCCTGAGCGAAGAAACCAAATTGGGTGTGTCCTATGCGGGAAAGTTCAGCGACCCACGCACGGGAGAGATCTGGATCGGTGCGACTCGTGCGGATGGCGTGAAATGCGAGCGCTGCTGGGTTTACACCAAGGACGTTGGGTCGTTCCTTGACCATCCTACGCTATGCTCGCGGTGC
- the LOC109758074 gene encoding isoleucine--tRNA ligase, chloroplastic/mitochondrial isoform X1, whose product MDAASCCRVFSTQRCPFPLRRLGAAPFSTGLSELFDPSSSVSKRRSRGPVMAAKKAADGTKQKDGKYKHTVDLPKTTFDLRANSVMREPELQKLWEENQVLKRVSERNTGATFTLHDGPPYANGDLHMGHALNKVLKDIINRYKLLQNHKVSFIPGWDCHGLPIELKVLKSMDKATSDALTPIKLRQKAAKFAKATVNAQMNSFKRIGIWADWDNPYLTLSPEYEAAQLEVFGQMVMRGYIYRGRKPVHWSPSSRTALAEAELEYSENHVSKSIYAAFKITSPSNSGLLDEFLPNVCLAIWTTTPWTIPANAVVAVNPELSYAVVELQSLLESESTSGGKQRKLGSILSSGNEKPFIIVASDLVSVLESKWGVKLVIRKSFPGSVLEYCRYLHPVNGNECSVVIGGDYITTESGTGLVHTAPGHGQEDYLTGLKYGLPIVSPVDDEGNFTAEAGQFSGLSVLGAGNAAVVKYLDEHVSLILEEPYKHKYPYDWRSKEPTIFRATEQWFASVDGFRDAALDAIKRVTWVPSQGENRIVNMISGRSDWCISRQRTWGVPIPVFYHVDTQEPLITEKTIEHIKGIVSEKGSDAWWYMPTEELLPEKYRDKASEYRKGTDTMDVWFDSGSSWAAVSAKRDGLNFPADVYLEGSDQHRGWFQSSLLTSIATTGKAPYSSVITHGFVLDEEGFKMSKSVGNVVDPEKVIVGGKNSKEEPPYGADVLRLWVSSVDYTGDVLIGSQILRQMSDMYRKLRGTMRFLLANLHDWKPENSVPYSDLPKIDQYALFQLENVVASMKDGYDNYQFYKIYQTLQRFAIVGLSNFYFDVAKDRLYVGGRVSYTRKSCQTVLAAHLLYLVRAIAPIMPHLAEDIWQNLPFQHTLEDGSVAKFAFDLKWPDKNEEWRSVQKDDVDFLGVILELRSEVNKILESARTGKLIGASLDAKVYLHAENPDTVSKLKELASATNDADALHRLFITSQVEILPSLSEETKLGVSYAGKFSDPRTGEIWIGATRADGVKCERCWVYTKDVGSFLDHPTLCSRCHGVIDLQPQASPATAAAAVA is encoded by the exons ATGGACGCCGCCTCCTGCTGTCGC GTCTTCTCGACGCAGAGATGCCCCTTCCCGCTGCGCAGGTTGGGGGCGGCACCGTTCTCCACCGGGCTGAGCGAGCTCTTCGACCCGTCGTCGTCGGTCTCGAAGCGCCGGTCCCGTGGCCCCGTCATGGCCGCGAAGAAGGCCGCGGATG GTACGAAACAAAAAGATGGGAAATATAAGCACACGGTGGATCTCCCAAAGACGACTTTTGACTTGAGAGCAAACTCTGTTATGCGTGAGCCGGAGCTCCAGAAGTTGTGGGAGGAGAACCAGGTGCTGAAGAGGGTGTCTGAAAGGAATACTGGG GCTACATTTACTCTTCATGATGGCCCTCCTTATGCTAATGGTGATCTTCATATGGGTCATGCGCTGAATAAAGTCCTCAAAGATATTATAAATCGCTACAAG CTGCTTCAGAATCACAAGGTTTCCTTTATTCCTGGGTGGGATTGCCATGGCCTTCCGATAGAATTAAAAG TTCTGAAGTCAATGGACAAAGCAACATCGGATGCTCTAACACCTATAAAATTAAGGCAAAAGGCTGCAAAATTTGCTAAAGCGACCGTTAATGCACAAATGAATTCTTTCAAG CGGATCGGGATATGGGCAGATTGGGACAACCCTTACCTAACTCTGTCGCCAGAATATGAAGCTGCTCAG TTGGAAGTGTTTGGTCAAATGGTTATGAGAGGATATATCTATAGAGGACGAAAGCCTGTCCATTGGAGTCCATCCTCACGTACCGCTTTAGCAGAAGCTGAGTTGGAG TATTCGGAAAATCACGTTTCCAAAAGCATATATGCTGCATTCAAGATTACCAGCCCGTCTAACTCTGGGTTGCTAGATGAATTTCTCCCTAATGTTTGCTTAGCCATATGGACCACTACTCCATGGACAATTCCTGCTAATGCTG TTGTTGCTGTGAACCCTGAGCTTAGTTATGCAGTAGTGGAGCTCCAGTCTCTACTGGAAAGTGAGTCAACATCTGGAGGAAAGCAACGAAAACTTGGGAGTATTTTGAGCTCTGGGAATGAGAAACCATTTATCATCGTGGCTTCTGATCTTGTCTCAGTTCTAGAGTCCAAATGGGGTGTGAAGCTTGTAATCCGGAAGTCATTTCCTGGTTCAGTCTTGGAATACTGCAG ATACCTACATCCTGTGAATGGCAATGAATGTTCTGTTGTTATTGGAGGAGATTACATAACAACTGAATCTGGAACTGGCCTTGTTCACACTGCCCCTGGCCATGGTCAGGAAGACTACCTAACAGGTCTGAAGTATGGTCTTCCTATTGTTTCTCCCGTGGATGATGAAGGGAACTTCACTGCTGAAGCTGGACAATTTAGTGGTTTATCTGTCCTGGGAGCTGGTAATGCTGCAGTTGTGAAGTATCTGGACGAACATGTTTCACTTATCTTAGAAGAGCCCTACA AACACAAGTACCCCTATGACTGGAGATCGAAAGAACCAACCATATTCCGAGCAACTGAACAGTGGTTTGCCTCTGTGGATGGTTTTCGGGATGCTGCACTGGATGCAATCAAGCGAGTAACTTGGGTTCCTTCTCAG GGTGAAAACAGGATTGTTAACATGATCTCTGGCCGTTCTGACTGGTGCATTTCCCGGCAGAGAACATGGGGAGTTCCCATTCCTGTTTTTTATCATGTAGACACACAAGAACCTCTTATAACCGAAAAAACGATTGAACATATCAAGG GTATAGTGTCAGAAAAAGGCAGTGATGCCTGGTGGTATATGCCAACTGAGGAACTTCTTCCAGAGAAATATCGTGACAAAGCATCTGAGTATCGCAAGGGCACTGATACAATGGATGTTTGGTTCGACTCTG GCTCCTCATGGGCTGCTGTTTCAGCAAAACGAGATGGCCTTAATTTCCCTGCAGATGTATACCTTGAAGGTTCAGACCAACATCGTGGATGGTTTCAGAGTTCATTGTTAACCAGCATCGCTACTACAG GAAAGGCTCCATATTCCAGTGTTATTACCCACGGTTTCGTATTGGACGAAGAAGGTTTCAAAATGAGCAAATCTGTTGGTAATGTGGTGGATCCTGAGAAAGTGATTGTTGGTGGGAAAAATTCTAAG GAAGAGCCTCCTTATGGAGCAGATGTTCTCCGTCTATGGGTTTCTAGTGTAGATTACACTGGAGATGTGTTGATTGGTTCACAAATCTTACGCCAGATGTCTGACATGTATAGGAAACTACGAGGCACAATGCGTTTTCTGTTAGCAAATCTCCATGATTGGAAA CCGGAGAATTCTGTGCCCTACAGTGATCTGCCGAAAATTGACCAGTATGCACTTTTCCAACTGGAAAATGTCGTGGCGTCCATGAAGGATGGTTATGATAATTACCAGTTCTATAAAATATATCAG ACCCTTCAGAGATTCGCCATCGTTGGTTTGTCCAATTTCTATTTTGATGTTGCAAAAGACCGACTTTATGTTGG TGGCCGAGTTAGCTACACGAGGAAAAGCTGCCAGACAGTACTTGCTGCACATCTACTCTACCTTGTTAGGGCCATTGCTCCGATTATGCCACACTTAGCAGAGGATATCTGGCAGAACTTGCCCTTTCAACACACCTTGGAAGATGGATCTGTTGCCAAGTTTGCTTTTGATCTAAAATGGCCAGATAAGAATGAAGAATGGCGCTCAGTTCAAAAGGATGATGTTGATTTTCTGGGTGTTATCCTGGAG TTGAGATCAGAGGTGAACAAGATTTTGGAGAGCGCTAGAACAGGGAAGCTGATAGGCGCTAGTTTGGATGCAAAGGTTTATCTCCATGCTGAAAATCCTGATACGGTATCCAAACTGAAGGAGCTGGCTTCTGCAACCAATGATGCAGATGCTCTTCATCGCCTATTTATCACGTCTCAG GTGGAGATTCTCCCATCCCTGAGCGAAGAAACCAAATTGGGTGTGTCCTATGCGGGAAAGTTCAGCGACCCACGCACGGGAGAGATCTGGATCGGTGCGACTCGTGCGGATGGCGTGAAATGCGAGCGCTGCTGGGTTTACACCAAGGACGTTGGGTCGTTCCTTGACCATCCTACGCTATGCTCGCGGTGC
- the LOC109758074 gene encoding isoleucine--tRNA ligase, chloroplastic/mitochondrial isoform X4: protein MVMRGYIYRGRKPVHWSPSSRTALAEAELEYSENHVSKSIYAAFKITSPSNSGLLDEFLPNVCLAIWTTTPWTIPANAVVAVNPELSYAVVELQSLLESESTSGGKQRKLGSILSSGNEKPFIIVASDLVSVLESKWGVKLVIRKSFPGSVLEYCRYLHPVNGNECSVVIGGDYITTESGTGLVHTAPGHGQEDYLTGLKYGLPIVSPVDDEGNFTAEAGQFSGLSVLGAGNAAVVKYLDEHVSLILEEPYKHKYPYDWRSKEPTIFRATEQWFASVDGFRDAALDAIKRVTWVPSQGENRIVNMISGRSDWCISRQRTWGVPIPVFYHVDTQEPLITEKTIEHIKGIVSEKGSDAWWYMPTEELLPEKYRDKASEYRKGTDTMDVWFDSGSSWAAVSAKRDGLNFPADVYLEGSDQHRGWFQSSLLTSIATTGKAPYSSVITHGFVLDEEGFKMSKSVGNVVDPEKVIVGGKNSKEEPPYGADVLRLWVSSVDYTGDVLIGSQILRQMSDMYRKLRGTMRFLLANLHDWKPENSVPYSDLPKIDQYALFQLENVVASMKDGYDNYQFYKIYQTLQRFAIVGLSNFYFDVAKDRLYVGGRVSYTRKSCQTVLAAHLLYLVRAIAPIMPHLAEDIWQNLPFQHTLEDGSVAKFAFDLKWPDKNEEWRSVQKDDVDFLGVILELRSEVNKILESARTGKLIGASLDAKVYLHAENPDTVSKLKELASATNDADALHRLFITSQVEILPSLSEETKLGVSYAGKFSDPRTGEIWIGATRADGVKCERCWVYTKDVGSFLDHPTLCSRCHGVIDLQPQASPATAAAAVA from the exons ATGGTTATGAGAGGATATATCTATAGAGGACGAAAGCCTGTCCATTGGAGTCCATCCTCACGTACCGCTTTAGCAGAAGCTGAGTTGGAG TATTCGGAAAATCACGTTTCCAAAAGCATATATGCTGCATTCAAGATTACCAGCCCGTCTAACTCTGGGTTGCTAGATGAATTTCTCCCTAATGTTTGCTTAGCCATATGGACCACTACTCCATGGACAATTCCTGCTAATGCTG TTGTTGCTGTGAACCCTGAGCTTAGTTATGCAGTAGTGGAGCTCCAGTCTCTACTGGAAAGTGAGTCAACATCTGGAGGAAAGCAACGAAAACTTGGGAGTATTTTGAGCTCTGGGAATGAGAAACCATTTATCATCGTGGCTTCTGATCTTGTCTCAGTTCTAGAGTCCAAATGGGGTGTGAAGCTTGTAATCCGGAAGTCATTTCCTGGTTCAGTCTTGGAATACTGCAG ATACCTACATCCTGTGAATGGCAATGAATGTTCTGTTGTTATTGGAGGAGATTACATAACAACTGAATCTGGAACTGGCCTTGTTCACACTGCCCCTGGCCATGGTCAGGAAGACTACCTAACAGGTCTGAAGTATGGTCTTCCTATTGTTTCTCCCGTGGATGATGAAGGGAACTTCACTGCTGAAGCTGGACAATTTAGTGGTTTATCTGTCCTGGGAGCTGGTAATGCTGCAGTTGTGAAGTATCTGGACGAACATGTTTCACTTATCTTAGAAGAGCCCTACA AACACAAGTACCCCTATGACTGGAGATCGAAAGAACCAACCATATTCCGAGCAACTGAACAGTGGTTTGCCTCTGTGGATGGTTTTCGGGATGCTGCACTGGATGCAATCAAGCGAGTAACTTGGGTTCCTTCTCAG GGTGAAAACAGGATTGTTAACATGATCTCTGGCCGTTCTGACTGGTGCATTTCCCGGCAGAGAACATGGGGAGTTCCCATTCCTGTTTTTTATCATGTAGACACACAAGAACCTCTTATAACCGAAAAAACGATTGAACATATCAAGG GTATAGTGTCAGAAAAAGGCAGTGATGCCTGGTGGTATATGCCAACTGAGGAACTTCTTCCAGAGAAATATCGTGACAAAGCATCTGAGTATCGCAAGGGCACTGATACAATGGATGTTTGGTTCGACTCTG GCTCCTCATGGGCTGCTGTTTCAGCAAAACGAGATGGCCTTAATTTCCCTGCAGATGTATACCTTGAAGGTTCAGACCAACATCGTGGATGGTTTCAGAGTTCATTGTTAACCAGCATCGCTACTACAG GAAAGGCTCCATATTCCAGTGTTATTACCCACGGTTTCGTATTGGACGAAGAAGGTTTCAAAATGAGCAAATCTGTTGGTAATGTGGTGGATCCTGAGAAAGTGATTGTTGGTGGGAAAAATTCTAAG GAAGAGCCTCCTTATGGAGCAGATGTTCTCCGTCTATGGGTTTCTAGTGTAGATTACACTGGAGATGTGTTGATTGGTTCACAAATCTTACGCCAGATGTCTGACATGTATAGGAAACTACGAGGCACAATGCGTTTTCTGTTAGCAAATCTCCATGATTGGAAA CCGGAGAATTCTGTGCCCTACAGTGATCTGCCGAAAATTGACCAGTATGCACTTTTCCAACTGGAAAATGTCGTGGCGTCCATGAAGGATGGTTATGATAATTACCAGTTCTATAAAATATATCAG ACCCTTCAGAGATTCGCCATCGTTGGTTTGTCCAATTTCTATTTTGATGTTGCAAAAGACCGACTTTATGTTGG TGGCCGAGTTAGCTACACGAGGAAAAGCTGCCAGACAGTACTTGCTGCACATCTACTCTACCTTGTTAGGGCCATTGCTCCGATTATGCCACACTTAGCAGAGGATATCTGGCAGAACTTGCCCTTTCAACACACCTTGGAAGATGGATCTGTTGCCAAGTTTGCTTTTGATCTAAAATGGCCAGATAAGAATGAAGAATGGCGCTCAGTTCAAAAGGATGATGTTGATTTTCTGGGTGTTATCCTGGAG TTGAGATCAGAGGTGAACAAGATTTTGGAGAGCGCTAGAACAGGGAAGCTGATAGGCGCTAGTTTGGATGCAAAGGTTTATCTCCATGCTGAAAATCCTGATACGGTATCCAAACTGAAGGAGCTGGCTTCTGCAACCAATGATGCAGATGCTCTTCATCGCCTATTTATCACGTCTCAG GTGGAGATTCTCCCATCCCTGAGCGAAGAAACCAAATTGGGTGTGTCCTATGCGGGAAAGTTCAGCGACCCACGCACGGGAGAGATCTGGATCGGTGCGACTCGTGCGGATGGCGTGAAATGCGAGCGCTGCTGGGTTTACACCAAGGACGTTGGGTCGTTCCTTGACCATCCTACGCTATGCTCGCGGTGC
- the LOC109758074 gene encoding isoleucine--tRNA ligase, chloroplastic/mitochondrial isoform X2: MCHYLRMLLQNHKVSFIPGWDCHGLPIELKVLKSMDKATSDALTPIKLRQKAAKFAKATVNAQMNSFKRIGIWADWDNPYLTLSPEYEAAQLEVFGQMVMRGYIYRGRKPVHWSPSSRTALAEAELEYSENHVSKSIYAAFKITSPSNSGLLDEFLPNVCLAIWTTTPWTIPANAVVAVNPELSYAVVELQSLLESESTSGGKQRKLGSILSSGNEKPFIIVASDLVSVLESKWGVKLVIRKSFPGSVLEYCRYLHPVNGNECSVVIGGDYITTESGTGLVHTAPGHGQEDYLTGLKYGLPIVSPVDDEGNFTAEAGQFSGLSVLGAGNAAVVKYLDEHVSLILEEPYKHKYPYDWRSKEPTIFRATEQWFASVDGFRDAALDAIKRVTWVPSQGENRIVNMISGRSDWCISRQRTWGVPIPVFYHVDTQEPLITEKTIEHIKGIVSEKGSDAWWYMPTEELLPEKYRDKASEYRKGTDTMDVWFDSGSSWAAVSAKRDGLNFPADVYLEGSDQHRGWFQSSLLTSIATTGKAPYSSVITHGFVLDEEGFKMSKSVGNVVDPEKVIVGGKNSKEEPPYGADVLRLWVSSVDYTGDVLIGSQILRQMSDMYRKLRGTMRFLLANLHDWKPENSVPYSDLPKIDQYALFQLENVVASMKDGYDNYQFYKIYQTLQRFAIVGLSNFYFDVAKDRLYVGGRVSYTRKSCQTVLAAHLLYLVRAIAPIMPHLAEDIWQNLPFQHTLEDGSVAKFAFDLKWPDKNEEWRSVQKDDVDFLGVILELRSEVNKILESARTGKLIGASLDAKVYLHAENPDTVSKLKELASATNDADALHRLFITSQVEILPSLSEETKLGVSYAGKFSDPRTGEIWIGATRADGVKCERCWVYTKDVGSFLDHPTLCSRCHGVIDLQPQASPATAAAAVA, encoded by the exons ATGTGCCATTATCTTCGAATG CTGCTTCAGAATCACAAGGTTTCCTTTATTCCTGGGTGGGATTGCCATGGCCTTCCGATAGAATTAAAAG TTCTGAAGTCAATGGACAAAGCAACATCGGATGCTCTAACACCTATAAAATTAAGGCAAAAGGCTGCAAAATTTGCTAAAGCGACCGTTAATGCACAAATGAATTCTTTCAAG CGGATCGGGATATGGGCAGATTGGGACAACCCTTACCTAACTCTGTCGCCAGAATATGAAGCTGCTCAG TTGGAAGTGTTTGGTCAAATGGTTATGAGAGGATATATCTATAGAGGACGAAAGCCTGTCCATTGGAGTCCATCCTCACGTACCGCTTTAGCAGAAGCTGAGTTGGAG TATTCGGAAAATCACGTTTCCAAAAGCATATATGCTGCATTCAAGATTACCAGCCCGTCTAACTCTGGGTTGCTAGATGAATTTCTCCCTAATGTTTGCTTAGCCATATGGACCACTACTCCATGGACAATTCCTGCTAATGCTG TTGTTGCTGTGAACCCTGAGCTTAGTTATGCAGTAGTGGAGCTCCAGTCTCTACTGGAAAGTGAGTCAACATCTGGAGGAAAGCAACGAAAACTTGGGAGTATTTTGAGCTCTGGGAATGAGAAACCATTTATCATCGTGGCTTCTGATCTTGTCTCAGTTCTAGAGTCCAAATGGGGTGTGAAGCTTGTAATCCGGAAGTCATTTCCTGGTTCAGTCTTGGAATACTGCAG ATACCTACATCCTGTGAATGGCAATGAATGTTCTGTTGTTATTGGAGGAGATTACATAACAACTGAATCTGGAACTGGCCTTGTTCACACTGCCCCTGGCCATGGTCAGGAAGACTACCTAACAGGTCTGAAGTATGGTCTTCCTATTGTTTCTCCCGTGGATGATGAAGGGAACTTCACTGCTGAAGCTGGACAATTTAGTGGTTTATCTGTCCTGGGAGCTGGTAATGCTGCAGTTGTGAAGTATCTGGACGAACATGTTTCACTTATCTTAGAAGAGCCCTACA AACACAAGTACCCCTATGACTGGAGATCGAAAGAACCAACCATATTCCGAGCAACTGAACAGTGGTTTGCCTCTGTGGATGGTTTTCGGGATGCTGCACTGGATGCAATCAAGCGAGTAACTTGGGTTCCTTCTCAG GGTGAAAACAGGATTGTTAACATGATCTCTGGCCGTTCTGACTGGTGCATTTCCCGGCAGAGAACATGGGGAGTTCCCATTCCTGTTTTTTATCATGTAGACACACAAGAACCTCTTATAACCGAAAAAACGATTGAACATATCAAGG GTATAGTGTCAGAAAAAGGCAGTGATGCCTGGTGGTATATGCCAACTGAGGAACTTCTTCCAGAGAAATATCGTGACAAAGCATCTGAGTATCGCAAGGGCACTGATACAATGGATGTTTGGTTCGACTCTG GCTCCTCATGGGCTGCTGTTTCAGCAAAACGAGATGGCCTTAATTTCCCTGCAGATGTATACCTTGAAGGTTCAGACCAACATCGTGGATGGTTTCAGAGTTCATTGTTAACCAGCATCGCTACTACAG GAAAGGCTCCATATTCCAGTGTTATTACCCACGGTTTCGTATTGGACGAAGAAGGTTTCAAAATGAGCAAATCTGTTGGTAATGTGGTGGATCCTGAGAAAGTGATTGTTGGTGGGAAAAATTCTAAG GAAGAGCCTCCTTATGGAGCAGATGTTCTCCGTCTATGGGTTTCTAGTGTAGATTACACTGGAGATGTGTTGATTGGTTCACAAATCTTACGCCAGATGTCTGACATGTATAGGAAACTACGAGGCACAATGCGTTTTCTGTTAGCAAATCTCCATGATTGGAAA CCGGAGAATTCTGTGCCCTACAGTGATCTGCCGAAAATTGACCAGTATGCACTTTTCCAACTGGAAAATGTCGTGGCGTCCATGAAGGATGGTTATGATAATTACCAGTTCTATAAAATATATCAG ACCCTTCAGAGATTCGCCATCGTTGGTTTGTCCAATTTCTATTTTGATGTTGCAAAAGACCGACTTTATGTTGG TGGCCGAGTTAGCTACACGAGGAAAAGCTGCCAGACAGTACTTGCTGCACATCTACTCTACCTTGTTAGGGCCATTGCTCCGATTATGCCACACTTAGCAGAGGATATCTGGCAGAACTTGCCCTTTCAACACACCTTGGAAGATGGATCTGTTGCCAAGTTTGCTTTTGATCTAAAATGGCCAGATAAGAATGAAGAATGGCGCTCAGTTCAAAAGGATGATGTTGATTTTCTGGGTGTTATCCTGGAG TTGAGATCAGAGGTGAACAAGATTTTGGAGAGCGCTAGAACAGGGAAGCTGATAGGCGCTAGTTTGGATGCAAAGGTTTATCTCCATGCTGAAAATCCTGATACGGTATCCAAACTGAAGGAGCTGGCTTCTGCAACCAATGATGCAGATGCTCTTCATCGCCTATTTATCACGTCTCAG GTGGAGATTCTCCCATCCCTGAGCGAAGAAACCAAATTGGGTGTGTCCTATGCGGGAAAGTTCAGCGACCCACGCACGGGAGAGATCTGGATCGGTGCGACTCGTGCGGATGGCGTGAAATGCGAGCGCTGCTGGGTTTACACCAAGGACGTTGGGTCGTTCCTTGACCATCCTACGCTATGCTCGCGGTGC